tctgTTCCTTATTTTTCTGGtcctactacgaggagttcccaccacTTCGACAAGTGGACTAATCTCACGCGGAAGTTTACATGAGTACATCGATGGGCAGCATCTCCATACCCAATGCTCGAACTCGAGACCTtagttaaggagcaagaggcccttaaccaccCATGACAACCCCAGTTCCTTACTGTTTGCTATTGCATTTTTTGGGTCAAACTTTAATAAATTCGCATTAAGCGATAAGAAATAATAGTCATGTAAGGTCTTGAAAACTCAGTTCAAtatatttttagaatttttacACGAGTAGAGTAATATTTTCTTTCTAAGTCACGTTTTAGAAACAGTGAAAattgaaaagtcaaatataGCAAACATAAGGAAACTGAAAAGTCAAATAGAGCAAACAATAAGGTAAGGATGAAGTACTAGGCGTTGCCGCCGCTGTCATAATTAACACCGCCAGACAGGAGAACATTCAttggattttttatttattggtAAACAAACCTCAATATAAGCAGCAAAACCCCAAATTCTTAACTAACCAAAAATGACATCCTTTTCTTTACAAATGAATTACAAATGATCTGAATTagataccaaaaaaaataaaaacaataccCCCACTGTGACGAGAAATTGAGAAATGGCCATTACCGCTTGTCGTAAGCTACAAAAGTCAGATCGTCCAATAAGCTCGAGACCAAAAGTAGCCCCCTCAAGTCAATCCAGGTGCTCTCAATGTTGCCATAGATAATATACAAGTCGGCTGATATTTTTTCATGTCATCGGATTGCACCTAGAACCACCCATGGCATCAATCAAACTGATTTAATTACATAACTCGCCTTTACAGGTTCCAGATATCCCTCCTACAATCTTGGAGACCAAAAATATTCAATAAGGTTTTACCAATTGGCTCACCGTGAATGAGATTCTCAAGTAATGGTGTTCAACCTGACATGTCGATTTCCTTCCCGTGATCATCCTCGCGTATGTGTCTTTTCAACCGTCTTAACCAAATATCATAGTCAATAGGATAAGGAGTCCCACATAAACTGTCAACATAATCAGCAAAAGCTTTTAGGATGGCTGAAATGTCCCCGAGCTTCTGCTGTATCAACCGTTTTGACCAAGCCCTTTCTCTCCATTGCAACGCCCCTTCAACTGAATCCAACTCGGGCAACTCCCCACCAGAACAGAAGTAAAGCATGTAAACTAAACTCTCAGCATCGGACGCTGAGCACAACTTACCCTCTTCAAGGGCATAAGTGGATGAAAAGTGAAGATTCATTGCAGGCCGGTCCCTCTCCTCCAGCACAGCATGACCCCATCCGATCAAGACAAAGTAAGGGTACCTTACACCTGAAGTAATGCACATCACATTCTCTGGTCGGATGTCACCATGTCTAACGCCAGAAGAAGAGGCAGTAGAAAGTGCGGACAAGCAGTCATGGCAACACTTAATAGCCTCATCTGAACCAAAACAGCTTCTTCTGACCATATCAGTTACCGTTTCACCAACTGGGGTAGTCACAAGGACAGGAGTTCCCCACCAAGGGTGATTGCAATCATCACTCGAGCTTGATCTCCGAGATCGACTAGTGTGACTTATCTTTCCAGATGCAATTAGTTGAGGCAAGTACTTGCTTGATAGACCTTTCTGTTTCATCACAGTCAATACCTTAGTTTGCCTCTGAACCTGGTACCACAGATTCATATCTTCCCAAGCAGGCTCCACTTGGGAGGGATGAGAACCAATATATAAGCAGAGAGATCTTCCAGGGTCGTCAATGGAAAATGCTATATAGTACGTAAGTTCACCATCACATCGAATTTCACTAATTTCATAGTCTTTCTGGGAGTTCGAATCCTCCAACCACAAAACTGACCCAATTTCTAGCTTCATCGGCTCAGCATTCTCCCTTCTGTTGGATTCATCTAGAACCTCAACAATTTCTGGAGAGACATGGCCCTGCTGATACTGGTGTAAGCTATGTCCGTTTACAGTGGTGTCAGCAAATTGCCTCTCCATCCTTCTTGCTTGGAGACGAGAACTGTGGTCAGCAGCCAGATCTTCAATAGACTGCTTGGGCATCCCAGCCAACTGTAGGATGGAGTGGTAAGTTGCAAAAAGCACCTGAAGAGCACCAATATCCCCCCAATTAGCATTCCCGAGCTTATTCCATATCCTATCAATAGGAGACATGGAAATATTTGAATGATGCTTTATCCATTCTGTGGCGGACTCATATACATTATTTACATTTAGCTTCAATTTGCTCACGTCTCCTTCAACTTTTATCACACCAGCATATTGAGAATCAACAAGAAGCACAAACACGGGGCTTGGGCTTTGAAGAAAACTACTCTTGCTAAGGCTTCTCGACAACATCATCCGGACAGCAAAATATAAAGCTTCACCTAATATGGACAGAGAAGGAAGACGTGCACCTTCTACTGCAAGGGTTCCAATATCAGGCGTCAGAAGAGCCAGCTCAAGAACTTCATCCCACTTCCCATGTGGATGTTTGGCATTCTTCAGCAATATCGCAGTAGCAGAGAGACCTCCTACTTTACCATTGGCAATCGCGCTTTCAGCTTGATAGAATTTCATATTCTCATTATAAAGGCATGCAACATAGAATGGTAAAGGCTCTCCCTCGCTCCAAAATGCTTCCCACAACCCCTTCACACTTGCATGTAGGAAATCTTCAATTGCTAGGACTGCGGTAGTTTCGACACCATCTGACGAAGAAGCATAAACAGCACTGGGCATACGAATTAGTTGTTGGAAAGAAACCCCTTCTAATGCATAGTCAAATTTCTGAAGCTCTACCAACTCGAAAGGCACATCAAATGTCTCTTGTCCTGAATTTTCTGATATATCTTTAAACCACTCCTCCAAGTTACACGTAAAAGTTTTACAGTCTACAAATCTCCGGAGAAATTCCTTCTTATCTCGAGTCCTACCACCGGATGAAACACTGGACCTCTTTGTCCCAGACCCAATAGATGTTTGGTCAGGGGAGATGCCTGTTGgcaattagatacatttgtaaCTAGTCACTATTTAATAAACTTACAATACACATTAGCATTTTCGATGAAGCAACATAAGGACACAGGCAAAAATAACGAGCTAGTTCAAAAACACGAAGAGTAACAAAAATTGTTAATCATAACTCTATCTTTCTTACTTTAACcgcaataaaaaattatttgatcATCATTACAAGAAACAGCAGCATGGAATATGTAAGGAAAACAAAGAGGATAACACGATTCAACTAAACCACATTCAAGGAAACAATACTTGTAGTGGATGTGACACTAGAGTGGTGGTCCTCGTAGCTATTTATAGTATGTGGCAAACTCAAACGGGCAAACTAAAAAGGAAATGTCGTAAAAAATagggaacagagggagtataatcACCACAAAATACATGAAGGGATAGGCTACAACATCAAGACCTTGGGTATTAAATTAAAAGTTGTTTCTAGAGCCTTCAGGATTGGATTTTATAATCCAACAAACCTTTTACTCATAAAAAGTAGGGTTTTTTGCTGTAGACCTAGCAGGTGAAGAATTGGAtagacccccccccccccccccttcctcCTCAAAGCCAGACATGGAAGTTTTCCCTTGCCAACTCAAGTAGTTAccccaaacaaataaataaaggaATTGCAGAAGGAAGGATTAAAGAAACAGGACACCGGACAACCATAATTTGAAGTAAGATAATGTCATTACATCTTCATTTGTGTTCAAGTTCTAAGTTTATTGCACCTCCAACAAAGCACAACAAACCAAACAATAAGTAAAATCAAGCACAAACAACGGCCTTTGCGGCAATAGGTATCCCAAATCCAAATTCCATCTAGACTAAAGCAATGTGTTGAATAGAACAACTTTTGGCATCTCTTGTGCTGCAAATAAGCTGATATTTAACAGTCCCATTTTAACATGCAGCCATAAGTAGTATTTATTGTTTCCTAAATCTCACCTTGGAGCAATAGTAACTAATATAGTCCAAGACAACACAAAAGTAGTAAACCTCTGCACATTGCATAGCAGTTCTATCAGCTATCAACTTTAAAACAACCAGTTAGCTCGCCAAGAACCCATTAAGTAAAAGGGGAGAAAGTCAAACATCTTAAAGAATTAGAAAATTTGGTAACTTAGAGTTTAGAGACTTTTGTGCAATATTTTAGATAATCAATTGACACATTTAATCTCATAGATAACGTGCATTTTACTTTTCATCACAAAATCCAAAGTTTCTTTTTGGGTATTTATCCCTACGGTGATGAAgacaaagaatatttttttttaaaagaatcatCATTTCCCAATCCCTAGTCAAACTGCCACTGGAAACCCAGCTTGAACATTTGGATCTACATTATGAGCTCCAATGTGCTTTAGTCTGGTCTGATTTATTGAGATTTCCTCACTGCCCACTGGTGGTCAGCGCATTTCCATAAAAACCTCTCAGCAACTGAAAGATTATTGCTCAACCAATACTTTACTCTGATTGTTTCACACCATTTTGCAGATAACAGAGAAACAATGTTATGCTTTTTTACTAACAGCTCCCTGTTCTCCCGTCATTTTTACAAAATAATGGGCTTCTGAATGTAGTGTGTTTGAAGATTTGAGCAAAAAATCAGTTAGTTGAAACTCAAAACTACAAATCAGGTCCTGAAATCAGTTATTAAGCCAAATGACCAAGGAAGGTTAATAAAAGATTGAACTGCGGGAGTCAGGATCCATGTATGCATAACCGAAGTGAAggaataatttttaaatttaaaagTAGAGATTAGCAAGAAATTTCAACTCAAAGCTAATTTCAAAATCAAGCGCTTCGCTGTTTCAATTCTGTAACTCACCTCATGTTCCAAAACCAAAGGAGATGTTTACGAGTGGTTTCATTTTTCTAAAGAATACACTAGAGGTTTAAAGAGCCAAGCAAGAAAGTTATACCAGAACTCCACGAGCCCACATGTTGCTAGAAAGCACATTTTCCATAAAGATCTACAACCCTTTTATCTAAAAAGAACTCAAAACGATTTAATTCTGCTTAGATAATGTTGTTATGATAAGAAATTAACACAACCCACTGAATTTGACACAATTTACTAAAGACTGCCATCAGTGCTTGTAGCAAGGTGATTGTCAAAATCCTATCTGATAAGTAGGATCTTAGATATGTCGTTCAATAATCAAGCCAATTAACTTTATGGTAAAATCCTAACTTAAAAGGACCAGAATAAGATATGCCTAACCTGGATAGTCTCCACAACTAAGCCTTCTAGAATAAGAATTCTAGAAGGCTATCACATACCAGTGATTCAATTGATTCTGGAGGAGGTTAGAAAGACTTTAGACTTGTTTATACCTCTTGAATAAAAGGATAAAATGTAGACAACATTAATACACTTATCCAATTATAGCCTCAGATGTCATTCCATCAAATACTAACAATTAACTATTTGTGAAATTATGCCCTAAACCCCTCAATAATCTTTAGAGAGGATCTTCATCTTAAAAACGCTAATCCAAAACCAAATTTTCTTTCCTCATTTGAAAAGCTGCCATGGTCCATCACTTTCCTAATTACTCCctacgtctctttttgtttgccctttttcctttttgggaTGTCCCTTTGAGATTGCTCCATAACTTAAATGGCAAGTTTTCCCACTTGCtttctctctatctctctcctcaTGGGACCACTTTACTAACTCATGTGCATTATTTACACCCAATTCTTAATAAAGTGAAGTTTTTTCCATGGAGCAATCACAAAGGGACGGGGGGAGtaggttgttttagaaaatgagaTCTACACCTTCTTTCTTGCGATCACTTACCGTATGAGTTAACGTGATCCAAAGAAGGGGTCTCCATGAGTCAAATTTCCTTGCATACGCCACAGTACCATCCCAAACACTATACCTCTGATCTCAAAGCAAGAAACCCTTTACCAATCTCAAAGCAAGAAACCCTTTACCTCTATATCTGCTAGATTTATTTCTCAACAGAATAACCCAGGACTTTAAATGAATATACGTAGAGAAATCCAATGTAGAACCGCTTTCATTGCGTACACTGCATTAACCTCCAAAATAGTGTCTAGTAGTAGCAagaccttagttttaaaaagtgcA
This genomic stretch from Spinacia oleracea cultivar Varoflay chromosome 3, BTI_SOV_V1, whole genome shotgun sequence harbors:
- the LOC110792405 gene encoding uncharacterized protein gives rise to the protein MSKDSYERKTRSSAGISPDQTSIGSGTKRSSVSSGGRTRDKKEFLRRFVDCKTFTCNLEEWFKDISENSGQETFDVPFELVELQKFDYALEGVSFQQLIRMPSAVYASSSDGVETTAVLAIEDFLHASVKGLWEAFWSEGEPLPFYVACLYNENMKFYQAESAIANGKVGGLSATAILLKNAKHPHGKWDEVLELALLTPDIGTLAVEGARLPSLSILGEALYFAVRMMLSRSLSKSSFLQSPSPVFVLLVDSQYAGVIKVEGDVSKLKLNVNNVYESATEWIKHHSNISMSPIDRIWNKLGNANWGDIGALQVLFATYHSILQLAGMPKQSIEDLAADHSSRLQARRMERQFADTTVNGHSLHQYQQGHVSPEIVEVLDESNRRENAEPMKLEIGSVLWLEDSNSQKDYEISEIRCDGELTYYIAFSIDDPGRSLCLYIGSHPSQVEPAWEDMNLWYQVQRQTKVLTVMKQKGLSSKYLPQLIASGKISHTSRSRRSSSSDDCNHPWWGTPVLVTTPVGETVTDMVRRSCFGSDEAIKCCHDCLSALSTASSSGVRHGDIRPENVMCITSGVRYPYFVLIGWGHAVLEERDRPAMNLHFSSTYALEEGKLCSASDAESLVYMLYFCSGGELPELDSVEGALQWRERAWSKRLIQQKLGDISAILKAFADYVDSLCGTPYPIDYDIWLRRLKRHIREDDHGKEIDMSG